The Lonsdalea populi genome window below encodes:
- the ybfE gene encoding LexA regulated protein produces the protein MAKEQTDRTTPDLFADERRPGRPKTNPLSRDEQLRINKRNQLRRDKNRGLRRVELKINAEAVDILNALAEEKKISRSELIEQILLSQLAGATR, from the coding sequence ATGGCAAAAGAACAAACGGATCGCACCACGCCGGATCTTTTCGCTGATGAGCGTCGTCCGGGCCGTCCGAAAACCAATCCGCTTTCACGAGATGAACAGCTGAGAATCAACAAGCGCAATCAGCTGAGACGAGACAAAAATCGTGGGTTAAGGCGGGTTGAGCTGAAAATTAACGCAGAAGCGGTCGATATTCTCAACGCGTTGGCGGAAGAGAAAAAGATCAGCCGAAGTGAGCTCATCGAGCAAATTTTGCTATCGCAGCTGGCAGGCGCAACACGTTGA
- the ybfF gene encoding esterase: MKLNYRWQNAQLPQQQLPVILIHGLFGNLDNLGVLARNLQNQHDILQIDLRNHGLSPRDPSMQYQDMAQDVVDLLDELALDRVMVIGHSMGGKVAMALSALIPDRIERIVAIDIAPVHYHSRRHDDIFAALRAVSAAGITQRTAAAELMRESIADDGVIQFLLKSFAQGAWRFNVPVLWDQYEAISGWQDVPVWAHPILFIRGENSPYLDRRYRDALLRQFPGATAYAIAGAGHWVHAEKPEAVLRAIHRFMAQS, translated from the coding sequence ATGAAATTGAATTATCGCTGGCAAAACGCACAACTGCCTCAGCAGCAGCTTCCGGTTATTCTCATTCACGGCCTGTTCGGCAACCTGGATAATCTTGGCGTATTAGCCCGCAATCTGCAAAATCAACACGATATTTTACAGATCGATCTGCGTAACCACGGGTTGTCTCCACGCGATCCCTCCATGCAGTATCAGGATATGGCGCAAGATGTCGTGGATCTGCTGGACGAACTGGCGCTGGATCGTGTCATGGTGATCGGCCACTCCATGGGCGGTAAAGTCGCCATGGCGCTGAGCGCGCTGATTCCGGATCGCATTGAGCGCATCGTCGCGATTGATATTGCGCCGGTGCATTATCACAGTCGACGACACGACGACATCTTTGCCGCGCTAAGAGCCGTCAGCGCCGCCGGGATTACACAACGTACTGCCGCTGCGGAATTGATGCGCGAAAGCATCGCCGACGATGGCGTAATTCAGTTCCTGCTGAAGTCATTTGCTCAGGGAGCGTGGCGATTCAACGTGCCGGTTTTATGGGACCAGTACGAGGCCATTTCAGGCTGGCAGGACGTCCCCGTCTGGGCGCACCCCATTCTGTTCATTCGCGGAGAGAATTCGCCTTATCTGGATCGCCGCTATCGCGATGCGCTGCTGCGCCAGTTTCCCGGTGCGACGGCTTATGCCATCGCAGGCGCAGGGCATTGGGTCCATGCAGAAAAACCCGAGGCCGTGCTGCGGGCAATACACCGTTTTATGGCCCAGAGTTAA
- the seqA gene encoding replication initiation negative regulator SeqA, whose translation MKTIEVDEELYRYIASHTQHIGESASDILRRMLKFSAGQVAQTAPSKAAAAEQPAAAIQPSPRDRVRALRELLLSDEYAEKNKAINRFMLILSTLYDLSPAEFSAATESLHGRTRVYFAGDEHTLLQNGTHTKPKHIQGTPYWVITNTNTGRKRSMVEHIMQSMQFPPELIEKVCGTL comes from the coding sequence ATGAAAACTATTGAGGTCGACGAAGAGCTTTATCGTTATATTGCCAGCCATACCCAGCATATTGGCGAAAGCGCATCAGACATTTTACGGCGCATGCTGAAATTCAGCGCCGGACAGGTTGCACAGACAGCCCCCTCCAAAGCTGCGGCGGCTGAACAGCCGGCGGCGGCGATTCAACCCAGCCCGCGAGACCGGGTGAGAGCGCTCCGCGAGCTGCTGTTATCAGACGAATACGCTGAGAAGAATAAAGCGATCAACCGCTTCATGTTGATATTGTCCACGTTGTATGACTTGTCACCTGCTGAATTCAGCGCGGCGACCGAGTCGCTCCACGGCCGGACCCGCGTTTACTTTGCCGGTGACGAGCATACGCTGCTGCAAAATGGCACGCACACTAAACCCAAACATATTCAGGGCACGCCATACTGGGTTATCACGAATACCAATACGGGTCGTAAACGAAGCATGGTCGAACACATCATGCAATCGATGCAGTTCCCGCCGGAGCTGATTGAGAAAGTCTGCGGCACCCTCTAA
- the pgm gene encoding phosphoglucomutase (alpha-D-glucose-1,6-bisphosphate-dependent), with the protein MANHPRAGQPTRQSDLINVAQLTSQYYVLQPDPANPAHAVKFGTSGHRGSAARHSFNEAHILAIAQAIAEERRRQGISGPCYVGKDTHALSEPAFISVLEVLTANGVDVIIQQDNGFTPTPAVSNAILTHNRNGGALADGIVITPSHNPPEDGGIKYNPPNGGPADTNLTSVIEKRANALLAEALCGVKRQTMDAAKQGAHLHEQDLVQAYVERLGDVVDMAAIQRAGLKLGVDPLGGSGIAYWQRIAEHYQLDLTMVNDEVDQTFRFMTLDHDGVIRMDCSSEFAMAGLLALRDKFDLAFANDPDYDRHGIVTPAGLMNPNHYLAVAINYLFQHRPQWSDSVAVGKTLVSSAMIDRVVNDLGRKLVEVPVGFKWFVDGLFDGSLGFGGEESAGASFLRFDTQPWSTDKDGIIMCLLAAEITAVTGKNPQQHYDELAKRFGAPSYNRIQAPATHAQKAALSRLSPEQVSASTLAGDPITARLTTAPGNGASIGGLKVMTNNGWFAARPSGTEEAYKIYCESFLGDEHLRKIEKEAVEIVSEVLNNAK; encoded by the coding sequence ATGGCTAATCACCCGAGAGCTGGACAACCTACCCGGCAGAGCGACTTGATTAACGTCGCGCAGTTGACGTCACAGTATTACGTGTTGCAACCGGACCCTGCCAATCCGGCCCATGCCGTGAAATTCGGCACCTCTGGTCATCGCGGTAGCGCCGCGCGTCACAGTTTCAATGAAGCGCATATTCTGGCTATTGCACAGGCCATCGCCGAAGAGCGCCGTCGTCAGGGAATTAGCGGCCCTTGTTACGTGGGTAAAGACACGCATGCGTTGTCTGAACCCGCGTTTATTTCCGTTCTGGAAGTGCTGACGGCGAACGGTGTGGACGTGATTATCCAGCAGGATAACGGCTTCACCCCAACGCCGGCGGTCTCCAACGCGATTTTGACGCACAACCGCAACGGCGGCGCACTGGCAGATGGCATTGTCATTACGCCGTCGCACAACCCGCCGGAAGACGGCGGCATCAAGTACAATCCCCCCAATGGCGGTCCCGCAGACACCAATCTGACCAGCGTGATTGAAAAGCGCGCCAACGCGTTGCTGGCAGAAGCATTGTGCGGCGTTAAGCGTCAGACCATGGACGCGGCCAAACAGGGCGCTCATCTTCACGAACAGGATCTGGTGCAGGCCTACGTGGAAAGGCTGGGCGATGTCGTCGATATGGCGGCCATCCAGCGCGCCGGGCTGAAGTTGGGCGTCGATCCTCTGGGCGGTTCCGGTATCGCTTACTGGCAGCGGATCGCCGAACACTACCAACTGGATCTGACCATGGTCAACGACGAAGTTGATCAGACGTTCCGCTTTATGACGCTGGATCACGACGGCGTCATCCGTATGGACTGCTCATCGGAGTTCGCCATGGCCGGGCTGCTGGCGCTGCGCGACAAGTTCGATCTGGCCTTCGCCAACGATCCGGACTATGACCGCCACGGCATCGTGACTCCCGCCGGGCTGATGAATCCGAATCATTACCTTGCCGTCGCTATCAACTATCTGTTCCAGCATCGTCCGCAGTGGAGCGACAGTGTCGCAGTCGGCAAAACGCTGGTGTCCAGTGCGATGATCGACCGGGTCGTCAACGATCTGGGACGCAAGCTGGTGGAAGTACCGGTCGGCTTCAAATGGTTTGTCGATGGGTTGTTCGACGGCAGTCTGGGCTTCGGCGGCGAGGAAAGCGCGGGCGCGTCCTTCCTGCGCTTTGACACTCAGCCGTGGTCGACTGACAAAGACGGCATCATCATGTGTCTGCTGGCGGCGGAGATCACGGCAGTGACCGGTAAGAACCCGCAGCAGCACTATGATGAATTGGCGAAACGCTTCGGTGCGCCTAGCTATAACCGTATTCAGGCACCGGCCACGCATGCGCAAAAAGCCGCGTTGTCCAGGCTGTCGCCGGAGCAGGTCTCCGCGAGTACGCTGGCGGGTGATCCGATTACCGCGCGCCTGACCACCGCGCCGGGCAATGGCGCGTCTATCGGTGGGCTGAAGGTGATGACGAATAACGGCTGGTTTGCCGCGCGTCCTTCCGGTACGGAAGAAGCCTACAAAATCTACTGTGAAAGTTTCCTCGGCGACGAACATCTACGGAAAATTGAAAAAGAAGCGGTAGAGATTGTCAGCGAAGTGCTGAACAACGCGAAATAA
- a CDS encoding EamA family transporter: MSSWLIYALLSALCAALVAIFGKVGLQQSDANTATAVRAVIMALFLVGVVVAQGKLGLVGSMLTQHKAMLFIVLSGVAGAMSWLFYFMALKNGSVAQVAPIDKLSVVFAVILAVILLGEKISLLAGVGVALISADALLVALG; encoded by the coding sequence ATGAGTAGCTGGTTGATCTATGCACTGCTATCCGCGCTGTGCGCCGCGCTGGTTGCGATATTCGGTAAAGTGGGACTGCAACAGTCGGACGCCAATACGGCGACCGCCGTGCGCGCCGTCATCATGGCCCTGTTCCTGGTCGGCGTTGTCGTCGCGCAAGGCAAACTGGGCCTGGTAGGATCGATGCTGACGCAGCATAAAGCCATGCTGTTCATCGTCCTCAGCGGCGTTGCCGGAGCCATGTCATGGCTGTTCTACTTCATGGCGCTCAAAAACGGCTCGGTAGCGCAGGTCGCCCCGATAGATAAACTGAGCGTCGTCTTTGCCGTGATTTTGGCGGTGATCCTGCTGGGGGAAAAGATATCTCTGCTGGCGGGCGTGGGCGTCGCGCTGATCTCAGCCGACGCGCTGCTGGTCGCATTGGGATAA
- the kdpE gene encoding two-component system response regulator KdpE: MLTNVLIVEDEKEIRRFVRQALEAEGCHVFEADTLQRGLLEAATRKPSLIILDLGLPDGNGIDYIHDLRQWSSIPIIVLSARSDEQDKIAALDAGADDFLTKPFGIGELLARLRVAQRRFTLSRQESPKVTFGDVSVDLLDRQVIRNGETLHLTPTEFRLLSLLVANPGKVLTQRQLLNDVWGPNAVENGHYLRIYMGHLRQKLELDPARPRHLVTETAVGYRFIP, translated from the coding sequence GTGCTTACCAACGTATTGATCGTAGAAGATGAAAAAGAGATACGGCGCTTCGTGCGGCAAGCGCTCGAAGCGGAAGGGTGTCATGTCTTTGAGGCCGATACGCTACAGCGCGGCCTGCTTGAGGCCGCCACCCGCAAGCCGTCGCTGATTATCCTCGATCTGGGACTGCCGGACGGCAACGGCATCGATTATATTCACGACCTGCGCCAGTGGAGCAGCATCCCGATTATCGTCCTGTCCGCCCGCAGCGATGAACAAGATAAAATCGCGGCGCTGGATGCTGGCGCCGACGATTTTCTGACAAAACCCTTTGGCATTGGAGAACTGCTGGCCCGGCTGCGCGTCGCACAGCGCCGGTTTACCCTGTCGCGTCAGGAGAGCCCGAAGGTGACGTTCGGCGACGTCAGTGTCGATCTGCTCGACCGTCAGGTGATCCGCAACGGCGAAACGCTGCATCTCACTCCCACCGAGTTCCGCCTATTGTCCCTGCTGGTCGCCAATCCCGGCAAAGTCTTGACGCAGCGCCAATTGCTGAACGACGTCTGGGGACCCAACGCGGTGGAAAACGGCCACTACCTGCGCATCTATATGGGACACCTGCGCCAAAAACTGGAGCTGGACCCCGCCCGCCCACGGCACCTGGTTACGGAGACCGCCGTCGGCTATCGCTTCATCCCCTGA
- the kdpD gene encoding two-component system sensor histidine kinase KdpD, with the protein MTNEEPRRPDPDTLLSQLGESPRGKLKIFFGASAGVGKTYAMLQEARRLKEQGLDVLVGVVETHGRVETLAQLDGLPQLPGKKIGAAGRDHEEFDLDAALAREPALILVDELAHSNLRGSRHPKRWQDVQELLEAGIDVFTTVNVQHLESLNDVVGGITGIRVRETLPDPFFDDAEEVVLVDLPPDDLRQRLHEGKVYLPQQAERAIEHFFRKGNLVALRELALRRLADRVDDQVRAMRDLQGDERVWHTRDAILLCIGQDAGNEKLVRTAARLAARLGGVWHAVYVETPRLHRLPESRRRAILRALKLAQDLGAETATLSDPSVENAILRYAREHNLGKIVIGRHTDRRWNRWRRARFAEKLGLLGPDLDLVVVSVQDEPSSPQVKPEDNRSLTEKWRRQLYGCALAIALCAAITLLALWSPFSMLEPVNLVMIYLLGVAIVALFFGRWPSVFAALINVIAFDLCFVAPRGKLAVADAQYLVTFIVMLSVGILVGSLTADVRYQARVARYREQRMRHLYEMSNALNRSLTVEDIAAASHHYLGSTFQARAAIWLADPPSSPTAELKPVSAQTQEPLIVDPAIARWSFDHHAPAGYGTRTLPGVPYQIQPLSTPQLTFGVIALEPLHARQLMIPEQQRMLETCTVLIANALERLHLIQSAEKARLDTEREQLRNSLLSALSHDLRTPLTVLSGQAEILTRNLSAQASPYASQAGQIGRQIQNTTRLVNNLLDMARLQSDGFHPRKAWQSLQELADSALRHLENGEDAPDVTLALPQELMLVYCDATLIERVLINLLENAVKYAGNRAAITLSALPIVTATGERDVEVRVQDNGPGIDPDKAKMIFDKFARGHPESAIPGVGLGLAICRAIVAIHGGKIWATNAEGGGAVFHFTLPLITPPDLEPE; encoded by the coding sequence ATGACCAATGAGGAACCGCGTCGTCCCGACCCGGATACGTTGCTGTCCCAGCTTGGAGAATCCCCGCGGGGAAAACTGAAGATTTTTTTCGGTGCCAGCGCGGGCGTCGGGAAAACCTATGCGATGCTGCAAGAAGCGCGGCGTCTCAAGGAGCAGGGGCTGGATGTGCTGGTCGGCGTGGTGGAAACCCACGGGCGTGTAGAGACCCTCGCGCAGTTAGACGGGTTGCCGCAGTTGCCGGGGAAAAAAATCGGCGCGGCGGGCAGAGATCATGAGGAGTTTGACCTGGACGCCGCGCTGGCGCGGGAGCCTGCGCTGATCCTCGTAGACGAACTGGCCCACAGTAACCTGCGCGGAAGTCGTCATCCTAAACGCTGGCAGGATGTGCAGGAGCTCTTGGAAGCCGGGATCGATGTTTTCACAACGGTCAACGTACAACATCTGGAAAGCCTTAATGATGTGGTGGGCGGGATCACCGGTATTCGCGTACGCGAAACCCTGCCCGATCCGTTCTTTGACGACGCGGAGGAAGTCGTGCTGGTGGATTTGCCGCCGGACGACCTGCGCCAACGCCTGCATGAAGGCAAGGTTTATCTTCCGCAACAGGCGGAGCGCGCCATCGAACATTTCTTCCGCAAGGGCAATCTCGTTGCGCTGCGTGAGCTGGCCCTGCGTCGGCTGGCTGACCGCGTGGACGACCAGGTGCGGGCGATGCGCGACCTTCAGGGCGACGAGCGCGTATGGCATACCCGCGATGCGATTCTGCTCTGCATCGGTCAGGACGCGGGTAATGAAAAACTGGTGCGGACCGCCGCCCGGCTGGCGGCGCGGTTGGGCGGCGTCTGGCACGCGGTGTACGTGGAAACGCCCCGGTTACACCGACTGCCTGAATCCCGTCGCCGGGCCATCCTGCGCGCGTTGAAGCTGGCGCAGGATTTGGGAGCAGAAACGGCCACCTTGTCCGATCCCTCCGTGGAAAACGCCATCCTCCGTTACGCACGCGAACATAATCTCGGCAAAATCGTAATTGGTCGTCACACGGATCGCCGATGGAATCGCTGGCGTCGGGCGCGTTTCGCCGAGAAGCTGGGGCTATTGGGACCCGATCTCGATCTGGTGGTGGTTTCCGTTCAGGATGAGCCCTCTTCCCCGCAGGTCAAACCGGAAGACAACCGGAGTCTCACCGAAAAATGGCGGCGTCAGCTGTATGGCTGCGCGCTGGCGATTGCCCTGTGCGCCGCAATCACGCTGCTGGCGCTGTGGTCTCCATTTTCCATGCTCGAACCGGTCAATCTGGTGATGATTTACCTGCTCGGCGTGGCGATCGTCGCGCTGTTTTTCGGACGTTGGCCCTCGGTTTTTGCCGCGCTGATCAACGTCATCGCCTTCGATCTCTGCTTCGTCGCGCCTCGCGGCAAACTGGCCGTGGCCGATGCACAGTATCTGGTCACGTTTATCGTGATGCTCAGTGTCGGCATTCTGGTGGGCAGCCTGACCGCTGACGTGCGCTATCAGGCGCGCGTCGCCCGCTACCGTGAACAGCGCATGCGCCATCTGTACGAGATGTCCAACGCGCTTAACCGCAGCCTGACCGTGGAAGATATCGCCGCCGCCAGCCATCACTATCTTGGCTCGACGTTTCAGGCTCGCGCCGCGATCTGGCTGGCAGATCCGCCGTCCTCGCCGACGGCCGAACTGAAGCCCGTCTCGGCGCAAACGCAAGAACCGCTTATCGTCGATCCGGCTATCGCACGCTGGAGCTTCGACCATCATGCGCCGGCGGGCTATGGAACACGTACCCTGCCCGGCGTTCCCTACCAGATTCAGCCGCTGTCGACGCCGCAGCTGACGTTCGGCGTCATCGCGCTTGAGCCGCTGCATGCGCGCCAACTGATGATCCCCGAACAGCAGCGCATGCTGGAGACCTGCACGGTATTGATCGCCAATGCGCTGGAACGGCTGCATCTCATCCAAAGCGCCGAGAAAGCACGTCTCGACACCGAGCGCGAGCAGTTGCGCAACTCGCTGCTGTCCGCGCTGTCTCACGATCTGAGAACGCCGTTGACGGTGCTGTCCGGCCAGGCGGAAATTCTGACGCGTAATCTGAGCGCACAGGCGTCCCCTTATGCTTCTCAGGCCGGCCAGATCGGACGGCAGATCCAGAACACGACGCGGCTGGTCAATAATCTGCTGGATATGGCTCGTCTCCAGTCGGACGGTTTCCATCCCCGCAAAGCCTGGCAGTCCCTTCAGGAGCTGGCGGACAGCGCACTGCGCCATCTGGAAAATGGCGAAGACGCGCCAGACGTGACGCTGGCGCTGCCGCAAGAACTGATGCTGGTCTACTGCGATGCCACCCTGATAGAACGGGTGCTGATCAACCTTTTGGAGAATGCCGTCAAGTACGCGGGCAACCGGGCGGCCATCACGCTCTCCGCTCTGCCGATCGTCACGGCAACCGGCGAACGCGACGTCGAAGTGCGCGTGCAGGACAACGGACCGGGCATCGACCCCGACAAGGCTAAGATGATTTTCGATAAATTCGCCCGCGGACATCCGGAGTCCGCCATTCCTGGTGTAGGCTTGGGGCTGGCTATCTGTCGGGCCATCGTCGCCATTCACGGCGGAAAAATCTGGGCGACGAATGCCGAAGGCGGCGGCGCCGTGTTTCACTTCACACTGCCGCTGATAACCCCGCCGGATCTGGAACCTGAATAA
- a CDS encoding YbfA family protein, producing the protein MAMSYAYPFHRIVLRRSAVVIIGLLALPVMLFRRDRARFYSYLHRVWLKTSDEPVWHRQSEHAAGHFY; encoded by the coding sequence ATGGCCATGTCTTACGCTTACCCGTTCCACCGTATTGTTCTGCGCCGCAGCGCGGTTGTGATTATTGGTCTGCTGGCGTTGCCGGTGATGCTGTTCCGTCGCGATCGCGCTCGTTTCTACAGTTATCTGCATCGAGTGTGGTTAAAAACCAGCGACGAGCCGGTGTGGCATAGGCAGTCAGAACACGCAGCCGGCCACTTCTACTGA
- a CDS encoding YbgA family protein, translating to MSNSLIPVGISACLLGNQVRFDGGHKRFGFAADQLTPYFSFEPICPEIAVGLPTPRPALRLVKNEHDEIALQASNGGDLDVTEDMHAFSASKVSELGHLCGYIVCAKSPSCGMERVRVYDADQKNARRSGVGLFTEHLTAAMSWLPVEENGRLNDAVLRENFIERVFALHELNQLWQRGLTRGRIMAFHSRYKLLLLAHSQLEYRTLGRFVATMDQWASLEAFIEEYRLRLMSLLSNPATRRNHTNVLMHVQGYFRNQLNASQRQELTQLIDRYRQGVQPLLAPITLLRHYLSEYPDDYLEQQRYFAPYPEALRLRYGY from the coding sequence ATGTCGAACTCGTTAATTCCCGTTGGCATAAGCGCCTGCTTGCTGGGAAATCAGGTCCGTTTCGATGGTGGGCATAAGCGCTTTGGGTTTGCTGCGGACCAACTCACCCCCTATTTCAGCTTTGAGCCGATCTGCCCTGAGATTGCGGTCGGGTTGCCGACCCCTCGTCCAGCGCTGCGCCTGGTCAAGAATGAACACGATGAGATCGCGTTGCAGGCCAGCAATGGCGGGGATCTGGACGTCACCGAGGACATGCACGCCTTCTCGGCAAGCAAGGTGAGCGAACTGGGGCATCTGTGCGGCTATATCGTCTGCGCCAAATCCCCCAGTTGTGGGATGGAGCGAGTACGCGTGTATGACGCCGACCAGAAAAATGCGCGGCGAAGCGGCGTCGGGCTCTTTACCGAACACCTGACGGCCGCCATGTCGTGGCTGCCCGTCGAAGAGAACGGCCGCCTGAATGACGCGGTGCTGCGCGAGAATTTCATCGAGCGGGTTTTCGCGTTGCACGAGTTAAATCAGCTGTGGCAGCGGGGGCTTACCCGCGGGCGGATAATGGCGTTTCACAGCCGTTACAAGCTGCTGCTGCTGGCGCACTCCCAGCTGGAATATCGCACGCTGGGGCGCTTTGTCGCCACGATGGATCAGTGGGCGTCTCTTGAAGCATTCATTGAGGAATACCGGCTGCGCTTGATGTCGCTGCTTTCAAATCCGGCGACCCGCCGCAATCACACCAACGTGCTTATGCATGTGCAGGGTTATTTCCGCAATCAGCTGAATGCTTCACAGCGCCAGGAACTGACCCAGTTGATCGACCGCTATCGTCAAGGGGTACAGCCGCTGCTCGCTCCGATTACGCTCTTGCGCCACTATCTGTCCGAATATCCGGACGACTATCTCGAGCAGCAGCGCTATTTCGCGCCGTATCCCGAAGCGTTGCGCTTGCGGTACGGCTACTAG
- the phrB gene encoding deoxyribodipyrimidine photo-lyase, producing the protein MATHLVWFRHDLRLSDNLALHAACQDKKARVIGLLIATPRQWANHKMSERQAAFMFENLQRLQQSLHDKGIPLYYQQCGDFNDSVAALVDFCQREQVTQLFYNYQYELNERQRDRKMEQALDGKVVCQGFDDSLLLPPGSVMTGDGKMYRVFTPFSKAFVKRLQQSEIACVSAPAERGKTTDDVPPVKPFDYPTIAVSDDFPAGEEAAQQRLRQFCRHKANNYASQRDIPAAPGTSQLSPYLAIGVISPRQCLEGLLAEYPDALRQPDGGAFVWFNELIWREFYRHLMVYSPELCRHQPFITWTKQVEWRDDPKGLKAWQEGCTGYPIVDAGMRQLNRTGWMHNRLRMICASFLIKDLLIDWREGERYFMSQLVDGDLAANNGGWQWAASTGTDSAPYFRIFNPTTQGERFDPDGDFIRHWVPALEKVPGKAIHHPLRWAEQQGRKLDYPAPIVDHKQARTRTLAAFEAAKNKQ; encoded by the coding sequence ATGGCTACGCACCTGGTCTGGTTTCGCCACGATTTACGCCTAAGCGATAATCTCGCTCTCCACGCCGCCTGTCAGGATAAAAAAGCCCGTGTTATCGGGCTGCTCATCGCCACGCCCCGGCAGTGGGCGAACCATAAGATGTCTGAGCGTCAGGCCGCGTTTATGTTCGAAAACCTGCAACGGCTACAGCAGTCTCTGCACGATAAAGGCATCCCGCTGTACTATCAGCAGTGCGGCGACTTTAACGACAGCGTCGCGGCGCTGGTGGATTTTTGCCAGCGCGAGCAGGTGACGCAGCTGTTCTACAACTATCAGTACGAGCTAAATGAACGCCAGCGTGACAGAAAGATGGAGCAGGCGCTGGACGGGAAAGTCGTCTGTCAGGGCTTTGATGACAGTCTGCTGCTGCCGCCCGGCAGCGTGATGACGGGCGACGGCAAGATGTATCGCGTCTTCACGCCGTTCAGTAAAGCGTTCGTTAAACGGTTGCAGCAAAGCGAAATCGCCTGCGTATCAGCGCCGGCCGAGCGCGGCAAGACGACGGACGATGTCCCGCCGGTGAAGCCGTTTGACTATCCGACAATTGCCGTGTCCGACGATTTTCCGGCCGGAGAGGAAGCCGCGCAGCAGCGGTTGCGTCAGTTCTGCCGCCACAAAGCCAACAACTATGCTTCCCAGCGTGACATCCCCGCCGCGCCTGGAACCAGCCAACTATCGCCGTATCTGGCGATCGGCGTCATCTCGCCGCGGCAGTGTCTCGAAGGGCTGCTGGCCGAGTACCCTGATGCGTTGCGTCAGCCTGACGGCGGCGCTTTTGTCTGGTTCAACGAACTCATCTGGCGCGAGTTCTATCGTCACTTGATGGTCTATAGCCCCGAGCTGTGCCGCCATCAGCCGTTTATTACCTGGACGAAACAGGTCGAGTGGCGGGACGATCCCAAAGGACTCAAGGCCTGGCAGGAGGGCTGCACCGGCTATCCCATCGTGGACGCGGGCATGCGCCAGCTTAATCGCACGGGTTGGATGCACAACCGGCTTCGTATGATCTGCGCCAGTTTCCTCATTAAGGATCTGCTGATTGACTGGCGTGAGGGAGAGCGGTATTTCATGAGCCAACTGGTGGACGGCGATCTGGCCGCCAACAACGGCGGCTGGCAGTGGGCGGCGTCGACGGGGACTGACTCTGCGCCTTACTTCCGTATCTTCAATCCGACCACGCAGGGTGAACGCTTCGACCCGGACGGCGATTTTATCCGGCACTGGGTGCCGGCGCTGGAGAAGGTTCCTGGTAAGGCGATTCATCACCCGCTGCGATGGGCGGAGCAGCAAGGGCGTAAGCTCGACTACCCGGCGCCTATCGTCGACCATAAACAGGCGAGAACCCGCACGCTGGCGGCGTTCGAGGCCGCAAAGAACAAACAATAA
- a CDS encoding type 2 GTP cyclohydrolase I, producing the protein MRNTELETVIDRFLNVSAFSDYAPNGLQVEGRRDVQRIVTGVTACQALLDAAVAQQADAVLVHHGYFWKSEPAVIRGMKRRRLKTLLANDINLYGYHLPLDAHPEIGNNACLANMLNITTLGEIESLLPYGELQQPQSGDELRQQLEEALGRSVLHCGDHAPAMIRRVAWCTGGGQGFIDQAAAFGVDAFITGEVSEKTVHSAREMGLHFYAAGHHATERAGIRELGEWLAQQHGFDVTFIDIPNPA; encoded by the coding sequence ATGCGTAATACCGAACTGGAAACCGTCATTGACCGATTTCTGAATGTGTCCGCTTTTTCCGACTATGCCCCGAATGGGCTGCAGGTCGAAGGCCGTCGCGATGTACAACGCATCGTCACCGGGGTGACGGCGTGTCAGGCGTTGTTGGACGCCGCCGTGGCGCAGCAGGCCGATGCGGTACTGGTGCATCACGGCTATTTCTGGAAAAGCGAACCGGCCGTGATACGCGGTATGAAACGTCGGCGTTTGAAAACGCTGTTGGCCAACGACATAAATCTGTACGGCTATCACCTGCCGCTGGATGCGCACCCCGAAATCGGCAACAACGCCTGTTTGGCGAACATGCTGAATATCACGACGCTGGGCGAGATTGAATCGCTGCTGCCTTATGGCGAGCTGCAGCAGCCGCAGAGCGGCGATGAGCTGCGCCAGCAGTTGGAAGAGGCGTTAGGACGCTCGGTGCTGCACTGCGGCGATCATGCTCCGGCAATGATCAGACGGGTTGCCTGGTGTACCGGCGGCGGGCAGGGGTTTATCGATCAGGCCGCCGCTTTCGGGGTGGATGCGTTCATTACCGGCGAAGTGTCTGAGAAAACGGTGCATAGCGCGCGAGAAATGGGGCTTCACTTTTATGCGGCTGGACATCACGCGACGGAGCGAGCGGGGATCCGCGAACTGGGCGAATGGCTGGCGCAGCAGCACGGCTTTGACGTGACCTTTATCGATATTCCTAACCCGGCCTAA